In uncultured Desulfobacter sp., one DNA window encodes the following:
- a CDS encoding NYN domain-containing protein, producing MDESQQRIALFIDADNAPASKFENVLSEVAKYGVVTIRKAYGNWKNPSLKPWEELLHEYAIQPIQQYDLSKGKNASDIALVIDAMDVMYTKNIDVMCFVSSDCDFTPMVTRALAEGKVVLGFGERKTPSPFVNACSKFLFLDEEAEKNGTVPQKPQNLKSDTKLINLLRQAIEATEDDNGWAALGPVGSHISNKTSFDSRNYGFKNLSSLLKAIDLFELKRGPGNSFSVRDNRKSKLT from the coding sequence ATGGATGAATCACAGCAAAGAATTGCATTATTCATAGACGCAGATAATGCCCCGGCATCTAAGTTTGAAAATGTACTTAGTGAGGTTGCAAAATACGGCGTTGTAACAATTCGAAAAGCATATGGAAATTGGAAGAATCCGTCATTAAAACCATGGGAAGAGCTACTTCACGAATATGCGATTCAGCCTATACAACAATATGACCTCTCGAAAGGTAAAAATGCTTCGGATATTGCCCTTGTGATAGATGCCATGGATGTTATGTATACAAAAAATATAGATGTAATGTGTTTTGTATCCTCTGACTGTGACTTCACACCAATGGTTACGCGAGCATTAGCTGAAGGGAAAGTCGTTTTAGGGTTCGGTGAACGAAAAACACCTTCTCCATTTGTAAATGCATGTTCTAAATTTTTATTTTTGGATGAAGAAGCAGAGAAAAATGGAACTGTTCCCCAAAAGCCTCAGAATCTAAAGTCAGACACTAAGCTTATAAATTTATTGCGTCAAGCAATTGAAGCTACAGAAGATGATAATGGTTGGGCGGCCTTAGGCCCAGTGGGCTCTCATATATCGAACAAAACGTCTTTCGACAGTAGAAATTATGGATTTAAAAACTTGAGCAGCCTACTAAAGGCTATTGATTTATTTGAACTCAAACGGGGACCCGGAAATTCATTTTCGGTTAGAGACAACCGAAAGAGTAAATTAACTTAA
- a CDS encoding transposase — MWETDTKSTTRNHRTICVPFSQDAYNDIVQNPDKFRNCLDEKIKLFPELFPADIFQEGYLMKDIYHSKKMSIPIRRIEMAGIAYTVRPSFVTPYLTGLVDEVEKALFMRKFNVPFWALSHIFGKNPMYWYRIEQSLGRNSIVGTTVRQSGDIPQHLAADEKHTRILGEKTYVATTVGNGCILGVSVAQNAGKQALTEAYQFYRDEAQCLQPEYSPETVNMDGWKATRQAWKSLFPSVAIVCCFLHVFIKIRDRAKKKHRDIFDETASKLWDCYRAESKISFSQRIRRLIEWCKKQDTPNVISDPIKKLRENIVSYRNAYDHPKAHRTSNMIDRLMQRMDRHLFSTQYFHGSMDAAQLSIRGWALIHNFAPYNPETVKRHNGFKSPAERLNHFKYHDNWLHNLYISASFGGYRSPPQNPI, encoded by the coding sequence ATGTGGGAAACAGATACAAAATCCACAACCCGAAACCATAGAACCATATGTGTGCCCTTTTCTCAAGATGCTTATAACGACATTGTTCAAAATCCTGATAAATTTCGGAACTGTCTCGATGAAAAAATTAAGCTTTTCCCGGAACTATTTCCAGCTGATATTTTCCAAGAAGGATATCTAATGAAAGATATCTATCACTCAAAAAAAATGTCGATTCCTATTAGGCGAATCGAGATGGCCGGCATTGCTTATACAGTGCGCCCTTCCTTTGTGACGCCCTATCTTACTGGTTTGGTTGACGAGGTTGAAAAAGCCCTTTTCATGCGAAAATTCAATGTGCCCTTCTGGGCACTGAGCCACATTTTCGGTAAAAATCCAATGTATTGGTACCGGATTGAACAGTCACTTGGTCGCAATAGTATTGTTGGAACAACCGTCCGGCAATCAGGCGACATTCCCCAACATCTTGCGGCGGATGAGAAGCACACCCGGATTCTGGGAGAAAAAACGTATGTGGCAACAACTGTTGGAAATGGCTGTATTCTTGGAGTTTCTGTTGCTCAAAATGCTGGAAAGCAAGCCTTGACCGAAGCATATCAATTTTATCGGGATGAGGCCCAATGCCTACAGCCTGAATATTCGCCGGAGACTGTCAATATGGATGGATGGAAAGCTACCCGGCAGGCATGGAAAAGCCTTTTTCCATCGGTAGCCATCGTTTGTTGTTTTCTGCATGTATTCATAAAAATTCGTGATCGGGCGAAGAAAAAACACAGAGACATTTTTGATGAAACAGCATCAAAGCTATGGGATTGTTATCGGGCTGAAAGCAAAATATCATTTTCACAGCGAATCAGAAGGTTGATCGAATGGTGCAAAAAGCAAGATACCCCGAATGTTATATCAGACCCCATAAAAAAATTACGGGAAAATATTGTTTCATACAGAAATGCCTATGACCATCCCAAGGCACACAGAACGAGTAATATGATTGACAGATTGATGCAAAGAATGGATCGTCACCTGTTCAGCACTCAGTATTTTCATGGATCAATGGATGCAGCGCAACTGAGTATTCGAGGATGGGCACTTATTCATAATTTTGCTCCTTACAACCCAGAGACAGTCAAAAGGCATAACGGCTTCAAAAGCCCAGCTGAAAGGCTGAATCATTTTAAATATCACGACAACTGGTTGCACAACCTTTACATTTCGGCTTCTTTTGGGGGGTATCGAAGCCCTCCCCAAAATCCGATATAA
- a CDS encoding DUF4198 domain-containing protein yields the protein MPPKYIDTKGRTRFALKPKNEIDDIQKILFSVQYQAFAKSYLTVGLWSMPQPTGHGLEITPLIDLSTVRVGDLVEFDVRCHGKPLSKGPNGVAYITAYSSSFGLSDKFALFSYISKGKAQFRVQSSGQWLVNVFHKAQMTKDGAMKEFGDKATSVGYGATLTFNAK from the coding sequence TTGCCGCCAAAATATATAGATACAAAGGGAAGAACACGGTTTGCCTTAAAACCGAAAAATGAAATTGATGATATTCAAAAAATTTTATTTTCCGTACAATATCAAGCTTTTGCCAAATCCTACTTGACGGTTGGTTTATGGTCCATGCCCCAACCGACGGGGCACGGGCTTGAAATCACCCCTTTGATCGATCTCTCCACGGTCAGGGTTGGCGATCTGGTTGAATTCGATGTTCGATGTCATGGCAAGCCCTTATCAAAGGGGCCTAACGGAGTTGCATATATTACTGCTTACTCTTCATCTTTCGGCTTGAGTGACAAGTTTGCACTGTTTTCATATATTTCCAAAGGAAAAGCACAGTTTCGGGTACAAAGCTCAGGCCAATGGCTGGTGAACGTGTTTCATAAGGCACAAATGACCAAGGATGGAGCAATGAAAGAATTTGGGGACAAGGCGACTTCTGTCGGTTATGGCGCCACCCTCACCTTTAATGCTAAATAG
- a CDS encoding YcgN family cysteine cluster protein → MTKKEGLKQPFWKTKSLHQVTQEEWESLCDGCGRCCLHKLEDEDTGEICYTNVVCRLLDIDECRCSDYENRSTLVPECIQLTVDLISQYRWLPDTCAYRRLAEGRALPSFHFLVSGNPETVHESGASVQYKAISENDVDSSDLEPYVMD, encoded by the coding sequence ATGACAAAAAAAGAGGGCTTAAAACAGCCGTTCTGGAAAACCAAATCTCTTCACCAGGTGACCCAGGAAGAATGGGAATCGCTGTGTGACGGATGCGGCAGATGCTGCCTGCACAAGCTTGAAGATGAAGACACCGGGGAAATCTGCTACACCAATGTGGTCTGCCGTTTGCTGGACATTGATGAATGCAGGTGTTCTGACTACGAAAACCGTTCCACTCTGGTGCCGGAGTGTATCCAGCTTACGGTGGATTTAATATCGCAATACCGATGGCTGCCCGACACCTGCGCCTACCGGCGGCTTGCTGAAGGCCGGGCGCTCCCCTCATTTCATTTTTTGGTTTCAGGCAACCCGGAAACGGTTCATGAGTCCGGCGCATCGGTCCAATATAAAGCCATATCTGAAAACGATGTTGATTCCAGTGATCTGGAACCTTATGTGATGGATTAG
- a CDS encoding EFR1 family ferrodoxin (N-terminal region resembles flavodoxins. C-terminal ferrodoxin region binds two 4Fe-4S clusters.), which yields MKIKSVRCLCFSPTGTTKTIAESIAQGIHSESVEIIDITKRAQRGEQPVFSEDDIVVLATPVYYGRVPEELLPYLTSLKAGQTPVVLVAVYGNRAFEDALKELHDIAVDAEFIPVAGGAFIAEHSYSSTTYPIAQNRPDENDIQKAIEFGAGIRKKLQHVESPAHLAAITIPGQSPYIEPAHLNMIKEARSMVALTPETDVSKCTKCGQCADVCPTGAISLEDLTQTDRWQCLICFACVKICPEEARQMNEPNFQSAIQALHQNCQEKKEPEIFL from the coding sequence ATGAAAATCAAATCAGTTCGTTGTCTATGCTTCTCGCCAACCGGAACAACAAAGACCATTGCAGAAAGTATTGCCCAGGGCATTCATTCTGAATCAGTTGAAATAATCGATATCACTAAAAGGGCGCAACGCGGGGAACAACCCGTATTTAGCGAAGACGATATTGTTGTTCTTGCAACGCCCGTATATTACGGTCGTGTACCAGAGGAGCTTTTACCCTATTTAACTTCATTGAAAGCCGGGCAGACGCCTGTTGTACTTGTTGCCGTATATGGAAACAGAGCATTTGAAGATGCCCTCAAAGAGTTGCATGATATAGCTGTTGATGCTGAATTTATTCCGGTAGCCGGCGGCGCCTTTATCGCCGAGCATTCGTATTCCTCAACGACTTATCCCATTGCACAAAATCGTCCTGATGAAAATGATATCCAAAAAGCGATAGAATTTGGTGCGGGGATTCGAAAAAAACTTCAACATGTGGAATCACCGGCGCATTTAGCAGCCATCACAATCCCCGGCCAGTCCCCATATATCGAGCCTGCGCATCTGAATATGATCAAAGAAGCACGATCCATGGTTGCCCTGACCCCGGAAACGGACGTATCAAAATGCACAAAGTGTGGACAATGTGCCGACGTGTGCCCCACCGGAGCAATTTCACTCGAAGATCTGACCCAGACAGACAGGTGGCAATGTCTTATCTGCTTTGCATGTGTAAAAATCTGTCCCGAAGAAGCAAGGCAAATGAACGAACCCAATTTTCAATCCGCTATTCAAGCACTGCATCAAAACTGCCAAGAAAAAAAAGAGCCTGAAATATTTTTATAA
- the istA gene encoding IS21 family transposase — MSARSKGTIQVTAAAKAGISERSGRRIENGNISQGDKPMRHWRTRKDHFKGVWENEVVPMLEQNAELQPLTLFEHFAGKYPEKFQRSKLRTFQRKVKKWKALNGSGKEVMFLQEKIPGRMGLSDFTKLKKVTITINGEPLNHLLYHFRLIYSGWCHVKVVLGGESFTALSEGLQDAFWRLGGVPTEHRTDSLSAAFKNLTKDAKEDVTKRYEELFNHYGLVPTRNNRGKGHENGGVESPHGHLKNRIHQALLLRNSVDFESVSAYQQWLDIIVRDINARNADKIAQERKYLKELPLQRTVDYTEKVVGVSTTSTILVKRVIYTVPSRLIGEKLRLHIYHDKIEAYLGTTYVITLPRKYSPDNNRRTRSVDYRHVIGSLERKPQAFRYSQLRDDLLPSDTYRLIWDQLDQTLDPRTACKSIVGILSLANRTDQETELGDYILEKMMDNHIPALHELQKKFNKKEKEIPEINMVAVSGEDYNILLSSHSFTEVF, encoded by the coding sequence ATGTCAGCAAGAAGCAAAGGAACTATTCAGGTCACAGCAGCCGCAAAGGCTGGAATATCAGAACGTTCAGGACGTAGAATCGAAAATGGCAATATTTCTCAAGGAGACAAACCCATGCGTCATTGGCGTACACGCAAGGACCACTTTAAAGGGGTTTGGGAAAATGAGGTCGTTCCGATGCTGGAACAAAACGCCGAACTTCAGCCGTTAACGTTATTTGAGCATTTTGCAGGTAAATATCCTGAAAAATTCCAGCGGTCCAAACTGCGTACATTCCAACGTAAGGTTAAAAAATGGAAAGCGCTTAACGGATCAGGCAAAGAAGTAATGTTTTTGCAGGAAAAAATTCCTGGGCGTATGGGGTTATCAGATTTTACAAAGCTAAAAAAAGTAACAATCACGATCAACGGAGAGCCTTTGAATCACCTACTTTATCATTTTCGCTTAATTTACAGCGGTTGGTGCCATGTCAAAGTGGTCCTCGGAGGAGAATCATTTACCGCACTCAGTGAGGGATTACAGGACGCTTTTTGGCGGCTGGGAGGGGTCCCAACAGAGCATCGTACAGACAGCCTGTCTGCTGCTTTCAAGAATTTGACCAAAGATGCGAAGGAAGATGTCACCAAGCGTTATGAGGAGCTATTCAACCATTATGGCTTGGTCCCGACCCGAAATAATAGGGGGAAGGGGCATGAAAACGGCGGAGTTGAGTCACCACACGGCCACTTAAAGAATAGAATTCACCAAGCCTTATTGCTCCGGAATTCTGTTGATTTTGAATCTGTATCGGCCTATCAGCAGTGGCTGGATATCATTGTAAGGGATATCAATGCCCGCAATGCAGATAAGATTGCACAGGAACGTAAGTACTTGAAAGAACTTCCTCTTCAGAGGACCGTTGATTATACTGAAAAAGTGGTCGGAGTCAGCACGACCAGCACAATTCTGGTAAAACGCGTCATTTATACGGTCCCATCCCGCTTGATAGGAGAAAAGCTGCGCCTTCATATTTACCATGACAAGATTGAAGCCTACCTTGGAACAACCTACGTCATCACGTTACCCCGAAAATATTCACCAGATAATAATCGGCGTACTCGCAGTGTGGATTACCGGCACGTCATAGGCAGCCTGGAGCGAAAACCCCAAGCGTTTCGCTATTCACAGCTAAGGGATGACCTGCTGCCCAGTGACACTTACCGGCTTATATGGGATCAGCTTGACCAAACCCTTGATCCCCGTACCGCCTGTAAAAGCATCGTGGGTATATTGTCTCTGGCGAACCGGACCGACCAGGAGACGGAATTGGGTGATTATATTCTTGAAAAAATGATGGATAACCATATTCCGGCGCTTCATGAACTTCAAAAAAAATTTAACAAAAAAGAAAAGGAAATACCGGAAATAAATATGGTGGCTGTCTCAGGAGAAGATTACAATATCCTGCTTTCTTCGCATTCATTTACGGAGGTGTTTTGA
- the istB gene encoding IS21-like element helper ATPase IstB, with protein MASTETLPVLLKQLRLSTIARLWEPTLSRAQEEHWNPAQYLATLCEQEINERYSRRIARFTKESRLPVGKSLETFNFNHTPAIRQEKIEALAQNSDWVNRAENLLFFGPSGVGKTHLAAAISHALIEQSIRVRHFTTTALVQKMQQARADLQLESFLSKLDKYAVIVLDDLGYVKKSDTETHVLFELIAHRYETGSMIITSNQPFGEWDKIFSDPSMTVAAIDRVVHHSIIIEIQADSYRKRQAISRNIRIPLKPEPTQEDNNKTTER; from the coding sequence ATGGCAAGTACTGAAACTCTTCCCGTATTGCTCAAACAACTGCGTCTTTCAACCATAGCCCGGCTATGGGAACCCACGCTCTCCCGTGCTCAGGAGGAACATTGGAACCCGGCGCAGTATTTGGCGACTCTATGTGAGCAAGAGATCAATGAGCGCTACAGCCGGCGTATTGCCCGTTTTACAAAAGAATCCCGTCTTCCGGTGGGTAAAAGCCTTGAAACATTTAATTTTAACCACACTCCGGCAATACGTCAGGAAAAAATAGAGGCCCTGGCCCAAAACAGCGATTGGGTAAACCGTGCAGAGAACCTTTTATTTTTTGGCCCTAGCGGCGTTGGAAAAACCCACCTGGCGGCTGCCATATCTCACGCATTAATAGAACAGTCAATTCGGGTACGTCATTTCACGACAACCGCACTTGTTCAAAAAATGCAGCAGGCCCGTGCTGATTTGCAGCTTGAATCATTTTTATCCAAACTCGATAAATACGCGGTCATTGTCCTTGATGACCTGGGCTATGTCAAAAAAAGCGATACGGAAACTCATGTGCTTTTCGAACTGATCGCCCATAGGTATGAGACGGGAAGTATGATTATCACATCCAATCAGCCATTTGGGGAATGGGACAAAATCTTTTCTGATCCGTCAATGACTGTAGCAGCTATCGATAGAGTGGTTCACCATTCGATCATTATCGAAATACAGGCAGACAGCTACCGCAAACGTCAGGCAATTTCCAGGAATATAAGAATTCCCCTTAAGCCGGAACCTACCCAAGAAGATAATAACAAAACCACAGAAAGATGA
- a CDS encoding IS66 family transposase produces MNKTSVREEVDRVKQEFEQLSLAGKVTPEVKVLMNSMLLVVELILSVFLEKQTRKNSKNSSLPSSQTDRDETAKPTSTGKGKGKKVSGEISNTRVNETVTIAKAETCDVCGTPLDQTPCQGLERRTKIDIVFEKVVEHIDAEIKECPNCKATAKGHFPEDMPGSLQYGNGLKAFAIHLIISQMVALNRVQKQISAMIGTVISEATLLKFVWRLYQSLEEWETKSIESILHAPSIHVDETSFRVEGKNHWIHVYSSGGITLKLLHRKRGKEAIVDLNIIPRYGGVIIHDCWASYLSYDHCGHGLCGSHLLRELTFIVDSNQYKWAINMKKLLQETCHIVSKREDKCLTDKEYANLQKRYRNILTRGDKELPEIPPKPKGKRGKIAKSDAHNLWERLKKYETAVLLFARESYVPFTNNRAERDLRMAKVKQKISGCFRRRHYAHAYCRISSYLQTMASQGINPLVAIQMALTGKLTDMGE; encoded by the coding sequence ATGAACAAAACCAGTGTTCGAGAAGAAGTCGATCGTGTGAAGCAAGAGTTTGAGCAACTGAGCTTGGCAGGCAAGGTAACTCCTGAGGTAAAGGTGTTAATGAATAGCATGCTTCTCGTTGTGGAATTGATCCTGTCTGTTTTTCTCGAAAAGCAAACTCGCAAAAACAGCAAAAATTCAAGTTTGCCTTCTTCTCAAACGGACAGAGATGAAACTGCCAAACCGACTTCTACCGGCAAGGGAAAGGGCAAAAAAGTCAGTGGTGAAATCAGTAACACCCGTGTTAACGAAACTGTCACCATTGCCAAAGCTGAAACCTGTGATGTCTGCGGCACACCTTTGGATCAAACTCCTTGCCAGGGGCTCGAACGGCGGACAAAGATAGACATCGTTTTTGAAAAAGTTGTAGAGCACATTGATGCCGAGATAAAGGAATGTCCCAACTGCAAGGCGACGGCAAAAGGGCATTTTCCCGAAGACATGCCCGGAAGTTTACAGTACGGCAATGGACTCAAAGCTTTTGCCATTCATTTGATAATCAGTCAAATGGTTGCTCTCAATCGGGTTCAGAAACAGATATCTGCCATGATCGGCACTGTTATCTCCGAGGCAACTTTGCTCAAGTTTGTATGGAGGCTTTATCAATCTCTTGAGGAATGGGAGACAAAATCCATTGAAAGTATCCTTCATGCCCCTTCCATTCATGTGGATGAGACATCATTCCGGGTGGAAGGTAAAAATCATTGGATTCATGTATATTCTTCAGGAGGAATCACGCTAAAATTACTTCATCGAAAGCGGGGCAAGGAGGCGATTGTTGATTTGAATATCATTCCCCGCTATGGTGGGGTGATCATCCATGATTGCTGGGCATCATATTTATCATATGATCATTGTGGACATGGACTTTGTGGTTCGCACTTATTACGGGAACTGACCTTTATTGTTGATTCCAATCAATACAAGTGGGCCATTAATATGAAAAAGTTATTGCAGGAGACTTGTCATATTGTGTCCAAGCGAGAGGATAAATGCCTTACCGATAAAGAATATGCAAATTTGCAGAAACGCTACCGCAACATTCTTACACGTGGGGATAAAGAATTACCGGAGATTCCGCCAAAGCCAAAAGGTAAGCGTGGAAAGATAGCCAAATCAGATGCTCATAATCTTTGGGAAAGGCTGAAAAAATATGAAACAGCGGTATTGTTGTTTGCCAGAGAATCGTATGTCCCCTTTACCAACAATCGGGCGGAGCGTGATCTCCGCATGGCAAAGGTGAAACAGAAAATATCAGGATGTTTTAGGCGCCGGCATTATGCTCATGCCTATTGTCGAATTTCAAGCTATCTGCAAACAATGGCAAGCCAGGGTATCAACCCGCTTGTGGCTATTCAGATGGCTTTGACAGGTAAACTTACAGATATGGGTGAGTAG
- a CDS encoding TonB-dependent receptor — protein sequence MDEVRKLGVEFSVEKKNFLIEGLGAMGSITYTDAEIVKNTNYPESEGKSFPRVPEWTVNTVLSYSPIQDLSIVVGGRYASKPYGDLDNSDNVEGVYGSYDSYLVFDTKIVYTFLKNWKMSLGVDNITDELYHNSHPYPRRTYSAMLEAAF from the coding sequence ATTGATGAAGTCAGGAAACTTGGTGTTGAATTCAGTGTAGAAAAGAAAAATTTCTTAATTGAAGGGCTTGGGGCAATGGGCAGCATCACATACACCGATGCTGAGATCGTCAAAAATACAAACTACCCCGAGTCTGAAGGAAAGTCCTTTCCACGTGTCCCCGAATGGACGGTCAATACGGTTCTCTCCTATTCTCCCATACAGGATTTGTCCATTGTTGTTGGCGGCCGGTATGCAAGCAAGCCATATGGGGACCTGGATAATTCGGATAACGTCGAAGGCGTTTATGGTTCCTATGACAGCTATTTGGTATTTGATACCAAGATCGTGTATACATTTTTGAAGAACTGGAAAATGTCATTGGGTGTGGATAACATAACAGATGAACTTTACCACAACAGTCACCCCTACCCGAGAAGAACCTACTCTGCCATGCTTGAGGCCGCTTTTTAA
- a CDS encoding TonB-dependent receptor yields MTYGQVIIRQNHQSWQNTFTAGYRYEWWKAFDGAKTTEVSGSMVTNDLDDRSEDYFSPKAAITYLYGDNWSFRLSAAKAYRFPSVRELFYGSMDADGYVVNSNPDLKCKDVFSMDFTITRALGDDGRARLSFFHNKEKDSIFSQTNIYTLVKIIRTLMKSGNLVLNSV; encoded by the coding sequence TTGACATACGGGCAAGTTATAATCCGTCAAAATCACCAATCCTGGCAAAACACCTTTACAGCGGGGTACCGCTATGAATGGTGGAAGGCATTTGACGGCGCCAAGACAACCGAGGTGAGCGGGTCAATGGTCACAAATGACCTGGACGACAGGTCAGAAGACTATTTTTCCCCAAAGGCTGCGATTACCTACCTGTACGGTGACAACTGGAGTTTCAGGCTTTCTGCTGCAAAGGCCTATAGATTTCCCAGTGTAAGAGAGCTTTTTTACGGGAGTATGGACGCCGACGGATATGTGGTTAACAGTAATCCTGACCTTAAATGTAAAGATGTCTTTTCCATGGATTTTACCATTACCCGTGCTTTGGGCGATGATGGGAGAGCCAGGCTCAGTTTCTTTCACAACAAGGAAAAGGATTCCATCTTCAGCCAGACCAACATCTATACCCTGGTCAAAATTATCAGAACATTGATGAAGTCAGGAAACTTGGTGTTGAATTCAGTGTAG
- a CDS encoding TonB-dependent receptor plug domain-containing protein produces the protein MAIRRPSGGTYIFTPRTMVFADGIMLSNPSGRDTKWVMVAPEEIERVDIIYGPYSALYGGNAIGGVVLLTTELPDETEITANTSYIFQNYRQYKTDDDLGAYTTHLSYGDKFGKFHIFGLYDRLESEAYPVSFATQLKSAGGAPSGNTVYGWDQDHDRSGADRYILCSYGYSDVTTDLLKLRLAYDFNSYTQAEINFGYLTGERNIGDPETYLTDNAGNKVYSGTVDIDGQSYTISDSQFYYQEMEHEEYMTSVSFKSEPDEG, from the coding sequence ATGGCGATTCGCCGACCATCCGGGGGGACGTATATCTTTACGCCAAGAACGATGGTTTTTGCTGACGGAATCATGCTGAGCAATCCTTCGGGCAGGGACACCAAATGGGTTATGGTGGCACCCGAAGAAATTGAGCGGGTTGATATTATTTATGGGCCGTATTCCGCGTTATATGGCGGCAATGCCATTGGCGGCGTTGTATTGCTGACAACCGAGCTTCCTGACGAGACTGAAATCACCGCCAACACATCTTATATCTTTCAAAATTACAGACAGTATAAAACAGATGATGATCTTGGCGCGTATACGACCCACCTTTCCTATGGTGACAAGTTCGGCAAATTTCATATTTTTGGTCTCTACGATCGGCTGGAGAGTGAAGCATACCCGGTCTCCTTTGCCACACAACTCAAAAGCGCCGGCGGAGCACCTTCGGGCAACACCGTCTACGGCTGGGATCAGGATCATGATCGATCCGGTGCGGACCGGTATATCCTATGTTCATACGGCTACAGCGATGTCACCACAGACCTGTTAAAGTTAAGGCTTGCCTATGATTTTAACAGCTATACCCAGGCAGAAATCAATTTCGGATATTTGACTGGAGAGAGAAATATTGGCGATCCGGAAACATATTTAACCGACAACGCAGGCAACAAGGTTTACAGCGGGACAGTGGATATTGACGGTCAAAGCTACACCATTTCCGATTCCCAGTTTTATTATCAGGAGATGGAGCACGAGGAATATATGACATCTGTCTCTTTTAAAAGCGAACCGGATGAGGGCTAA
- a CDS encoding ABC transporter substrate-binding protein: MKLKSKVVLILTCLFVALGSANAAPLKIAYSDWPGWIAWDIGVRQGFFEKHGVEVELKWFEYMASMDAFAAGKVDAVCVTNGDALILNATGSRNIMILINDISNGNDKIVAAPGLDSVKALKGKKIGVEIGCVSHLLLINALKDNGLTEKDVTLVNIPTHQTAQVLASGDVDAIVAWQPNSGQALKSVHGSSQVYTSADAPGLIYDTLTVSLNSLIERRTDWQNVVAAWYDIVSYMKDPANSKQMLEILSSRVALSPEEYEPFLKGTKIFTLQEAAAAFKPGDGFSSLYGSSEISNKFMIENKVYDKPVNTKKVIDPSFTNTLLK; the protein is encoded by the coding sequence ATGAAATTAAAATCCAAAGTAGTGCTTATCTTAACGTGTTTGTTTGTTGCTTTAGGCAGCGCCAATGCAGCCCCCTTGAAAATCGCTTACAGTGACTGGCCGGGCTGGATCGCCTGGGATATCGGTGTCAGGCAGGGCTTTTTTGAAAAACACGGGGTGGAGGTGGAGCTCAAATGGTTTGAGTACATGGCTTCAATGGATGCGTTTGCAGCCGGAAAAGTTGATGCTGTCTGCGTGACCAACGGTGACGCCCTGATCCTCAATGCCACGGGTTCACGCAATATAATGATTTTGATCAATGATATCAGCAATGGAAACGATAAAATTGTTGCTGCCCCGGGACTTGATTCAGTCAAGGCCTTGAAAGGTAAAAAAATCGGGGTTGAAATCGGCTGCGTCAGCCACCTGCTGCTGATAAACGCCCTAAAAGACAACGGACTGACAGAAAAAGATGTGACCCTGGTGAACATCCCCACCCATCAGACAGCCCAGGTCCTGGCCTCCGGCGACGTGGATGCCATTGTTGCATGGCAGCCCAATTCAGGCCAGGCGCTAAAATCTGTACACGGATCCTCACAGGTCTATACCAGTGCCGATGCCCCCGGCCTGATTTATGATACCCTGACCGTATCCCTCAACTCCCTGATAGAGCGCCGTACTGACTGGCAGAACGTGGTGGCGGCCTGGTATGACATCGTTTCTTACATGAAAGATCCGGCCAACAGCAAGCAGATGCTTGAAATTCTTTCTTCCCGTGTAGCCCTGTCCCCCGAAGAGTACGAGCCATTTCTTAAAGGGACAAAAATTTTCACCTTACAGGAAGCGGCGGCCGCCTTTAAACCCGGCGATGGATTTTCAAGCCTGTATGGCTCCAGTGAAATTTCAAACAAGTTCATGATTGAAAATAAAGTATACGACAAGCCTGTGAATACCAAAAAGGTCATTGACCCGTCATTCACCAACACGCTGCTGAAATAA